Part of the Candidatus Eisenbacteria bacterium genome, AGATCCGAACCGCGCTCGAGGCCGTGGTCGACCCCGAGATCCATCTCAGCATCATCGAGCTGGGCCTGGTCCGGGAAATCGACCAGAGCGTCGAGCCGACCGTCGTGAGGATGCTCCTCACGACGCCGTTCTGTCCGTACGCTCCCCAGATCGTCGCGCAGGTCAAGGAAGCCGTGACCGGCGTCACCGGCAAACCGGCCGAAGTGGAGATCA contains:
- a CDS encoding metal-sulfur cluster assembly factor, with the translated sequence MATEAEIRTALEAVVDPEIHLSIIELGLVREIDQSVEPTVVRMLLTTPFCPYAPQIVAQVKEAVTGVTGKPAEVEIMPEQWTPEMMPDPGLLGRW